A stretch of the Panicum virgatum strain AP13 chromosome 9N, P.virgatum_v5, whole genome shotgun sequence genome encodes the following:
- the LOC120693038 gene encoding uncharacterized protein LOC120693038: MRAAQIDPSPAAPPKSRLKRLFERQVPRVSPAERLPSAPTGGEKDELSEPSSLCLDGMVRSFLEDGGGERGAAARCCNCFHAGDASDDEDGPGAADAAAADIAETIKGLVHCASLRERNLLADVSTLVERHRASGTRKRDLLRLLAESLRAAGHDAALCLSHWDKSSSHPAGEHAYLDVLLPAGSERAERERVLVDVDFRSAFEVARPTKAYRAVLQRLPSVFVGREDRLRLLVAAAADAARASLKKRGLHLPPWRKLEYMRAKWISPYDRETPPPPPPQQPEPPTRELAVDGEGGGSGA; the protein is encoded by the exons ATGAGGGCTGCGCAGATCGATCCGTCCCCCGCGGCGCCGCCCAAGTCGCGGCTCAAGCGGCTCTTCGAGCGCCAGGTGCCGCGGGTCTCGCCGGCGGAGCGCCTCCCGTCCGCGCCAACCGGCGGGGAGAAGGATGAGCTGTCGGAGCCCAGCTCGCTGTGCCTGGACGGCATGGTGCGGAGCTTCCTGGAGGACGGCGGTGGGGAGCGGGGAGCGGCCGCGCGGTGCTGCAACTGCTTCCACGCCGGCGACGCctccgacgacgaggacggcCCCGGCGCGGCGGACGCCGCGGCTGCTGACATCGCGGAGACCATCAAG GGCCTCGTCCACTGCGCCAGCCTCCGGGAGCGCAACCTCCTCGCGGACGTCTCCACCCTGGTCGAGCGCCACCGCGCGTCGGGAACGCGCAAGCGCGACCTCCTCCGTCTGCTGGCCGAGTCCCTCCGCGCCGCGGGGCACGACGCCGCGCTCTGCCTCTCCCACTGGGACAAGTCCTCCTCCCACCCTGCCGGCGAGCATGCGTACCTAGacgtcctcctccccgcgggCTCGGAGCGCGCCGAGCGCGAGCGCGTGCTGGTGGACGTGGACTTCCGGTCCGCGTTCGAGGTGGCGCGGCCCACCAAGGCGTACCGCGCCGTGCTGCAGCGGCTGCCGTCGGTGTTCGTCGGGCGGGAGGACCGCCTGCGCCTCCtcgtggcggccgccgccgacgcggcgcGCGCCAGCCTGAAGAAGCGCGGCCTCCACCTGCCGCCGTGGCGCAAGCTTGAGTACATGCGCGCCAAGTGGATCTCCCCCTACGATCGCGAgactccccctcctcccccgccgcagCAGCCTGAGCCCCCAACCAgagagctcgccgtcgacggcgAGGGAGGTGGGTCCGGCGCGTAA